Proteins from a single region of Balaenoptera acutorostrata chromosome 16, mBalAcu1.1, whole genome shotgun sequence:
- the SFRP5 gene encoding secreted frizzled-related protein 5: MRAAAGGARAAALALLLGALHGAPGRGEEYDYYGWQTEPLHGRSYSKPPQCLDIPADLPLCHTVGYKRMRLPNLLEHESLAEVKQQSSSWLPLLAKRCHSDTQVFLCSLFAPVCLDRPIYPCRSLCEAVRASCAPLMEAYGFPWPEMLHCHKFPLDNDLCIAVQFGHLPATAPPVTKICAQCEMEHSADGLMEQMCSSDFVVKMRIRELKIENADRKLIGAQKKKKLLKPGPLKRKDTKRLVLHMKNGAGCPCPQLESLAGSFLVMGRKVDGQLLLVAVYRWDKKNKEMKFAVKFMFSYPCSLYYPFFYGAAEPH; encoded by the exons AtgcgggcggcggcggggggcgCGCGGGCGGCCGCGCTGGCGCTGCTGCTGGGGGCGCTGCACGGGGCGCCGGGGCGCGGCGAAGAGTACGACTACTACGGCTGGCAGACCGAGCCGCTGCACGGGCGCTCGTACTCCAAGCCGCCCCAGTGCCTCGACATCCCCGCCGACCTGCCGCTCTGCCACACCGTGGGCTACAAGCGCATGCGGCTGCCCAACCTGCTGGAGCACGAGAGCCTGGCCGAGGTGAAGCAGCAGTCGAGCAGCTGGCTGCCGCTGCTCGCCAAGCGCTGCCACTCGGACACGCAGGTCTTCCTCTGCTCGCTCTTCGCGCCCGTCTGCCTCGACCGGCCCATCTACCCTTGCCGCTCGCTGTGCGAGGCCGTGCGCGCCAGCTGTGCGCCGCTCATGGAGGCCTATGGCTTTCCCTGGCCCGAGATGCTGCACTGCCACAAGTTCCCCCTGGACAACGACCTCTGCATCGCTGTGCAGTTCGGGCACTTGCCCGCCACCGCGCCTCCAG TGACCAAGATCTGCGCCCAGTGTGAGATGGAGCACAGCGCTGATGGCCTCATGGAGCAGATGTGTTCCAGCGACTTCG TGGTCAAAATGCGCATCAGAGAGCTCAAGATAGAGAACGCGGACCGGAAGCTGATTGgagcccagaaaaagaagaagctGCTCAAGCCGGGCCCCCTGAAGCGCAAGGACACCAAGAGGCTGGTGCTGCACATGAAGAACGGCGCTGGCTGCCCCTGCCCGCAGCTGGAGAGCCTGGCCGGCAGCTTCCTGGTCATGGGCCGCAAAGTGGACGGACAGCTGCTGCTCGTGGCCGTCTACCGCTGGGACAAGAAGAACAAGGAGATGAAGTTCGCGGTCAAGTTCATGTTCTCCTACCCCTGCTCCCTCTACTACCCCTTCTTCTATGGGGCCGCGGAGCCCCACTGA